From one Lactiplantibacillus paraplantarum genomic stretch:
- the yidC gene encoding membrane protein insertase YidC yields MKSKKGLTLTLTLGTLALFLSGCVQTTKAGKPYGFVYEYLARPGQNVMEWLSQLFGNNYGWAIIGLTVIVRLVLLPMMINQQRKSTYQQEKMSAVRPQMEKIQARQKAATTQEEKAAISNELMQLYRDNGISMTGGIGCLPLLIQLPIFSALYYAIRYSPELSKATFMGISLGKSSLILAILAFLSYLAQGYLSMIGLPEEQKKTMRLMLIMSPVMILFVSMSAPAGLGLYFFVGGLFACLQTLIINFFRPRIRREVEAELKKHPIKTPTPTQPKPVSATESNPSRPRPQNNAGRGRNAGKQQRHRQ; encoded by the coding sequence GTGAAATCAAAAAAAGGCCTTACGCTCACCCTCACCTTAGGAACGTTAGCACTGTTTCTAAGCGGTTGTGTGCAAACGACCAAAGCTGGTAAACCATACGGGTTTGTTTACGAATACTTAGCAAGACCAGGTCAAAATGTTATGGAATGGTTGTCACAACTATTCGGCAACAACTACGGTTGGGCAATTATTGGCTTGACGGTCATCGTGCGGTTAGTTTTATTGCCAATGATGATCAACCAACAACGTAAATCAACTTACCAACAAGAAAAAATGTCCGCCGTTCGGCCACAGATGGAAAAAATCCAGGCACGGCAAAAGGCAGCCACGACTCAGGAAGAAAAGGCCGCAATCAGTAACGAACTCATGCAACTTTACCGTGACAACGGTATCAGTATGACTGGTGGTATTGGCTGTTTACCATTACTGATTCAACTGCCAATTTTCTCCGCCTTGTATTACGCCATTCGCTATTCGCCTGAATTATCTAAGGCGACCTTTATGGGAATCTCCCTTGGGAAATCCAGTCTGATTCTAGCCATTTTGGCCTTTTTATCCTACTTGGCACAAGGTTACCTATCCATGATTGGGTTACCTGAAGAACAGAAGAAGACGATGCGTCTCATGCTTATTATGAGTCCGGTCATGATTTTATTTGTTTCCATGTCCGCTCCCGCAGGTTTAGGACTTTACTTCTTCGTTGGTGGTTTATTTGCCTGCTTGCAAACACTGATTATCAACTTCTTCCGGCCACGTATTCGGCGCGAAGTTGAAGCAGAACTCAAAAAGCACCCAATCAAAACACCAACACCGACGCAACCAAAGCCGGTTAGTGCAACCGAATCCAATCCTAGTCGCCCTCGTCCGCAAAATAATGCGGGTCGCGGCCGAAATGCCGGTAAACAACAACGGCACCGTCAATAA
- a CDS encoding exonuclease SbcCD subunit D: protein MKLLHTADWHIGRTLNGYSLLDEQEAAFKQILTIALAEKVDGIVIAGDIYDRAVPSTDAVTSLDHMLQAINIEHHLPIYAIAGNHDGAKRLNYGREWLAYNNFHINTLLAEAFTPIETPTAQIFMLPFFDPIDARVYYQQQGLPEKQVKAIHTIHDAMQRVVSDLVATFDPEKRHLLITHFTVTPKADDDLELTSETTSKVGGLATLTTDLFADFDYVMLGHIHTRLASPDKDRIRYAGSPVKFNVKEANPKFHGKGVEIVTITPTAITHEFQPIQPQTDLVTLRAPWETLLDPNFYQQQPLKQAWFAITVQEFDRSKHLNVRAQLEQIYGTIVELDYESNHQTTAISGPKNMNELSPDAIVGQFFHAITGNQLSTTQQQLVDQIFVNLRKED, encoded by the coding sequence ATGAAGTTACTACATACAGCGGATTGGCACATCGGCCGGACGCTTAACGGTTATTCTTTGTTAGATGAACAGGAAGCAGCGTTCAAGCAAATTCTAACGATTGCATTGGCTGAAAAAGTTGATGGTATCGTGATTGCTGGTGATATCTACGACCGGGCCGTTCCAAGTACCGACGCGGTCACTTCACTCGACCACATGCTGCAGGCTATTAATATTGAGCATCACCTACCAATCTATGCCATTGCTGGCAACCATGATGGCGCCAAGCGTCTCAACTACGGTCGTGAATGGCTAGCCTATAATAATTTTCATATCAATACGTTACTAGCTGAGGCCTTCACGCCCATCGAGACCCCAACGGCCCAAATCTTTATGTTACCGTTTTTTGATCCCATTGACGCGCGGGTCTACTATCAGCAACAAGGTTTGCCCGAAAAACAAGTCAAGGCGATTCACACCATTCACGATGCGATGCAACGCGTGGTTAGTGACCTCGTTGCTACCTTTGATCCTGAAAAACGGCACTTATTGATTACTCATTTTACCGTTACACCCAAAGCGGATGACGACTTGGAACTGACAAGTGAAACAACTTCCAAAGTGGGCGGTTTGGCGACGCTGACCACCGATCTATTCGCAGACTTCGACTACGTGATGCTGGGCCATATTCACACTCGGTTAGCCTCACCTGACAAAGATCGAATTCGGTATGCCGGCAGCCCCGTCAAATTCAACGTCAAGGAAGCCAATCCCAAGTTCCATGGCAAAGGTGTTGAAATCGTGACAATCACCCCCACTGCGATCACCCATGAATTCCAACCAATTCAGCCGCAGACTGACTTGGTTACGTTGCGTGCGCCATGGGAAACGTTACTTGATCCCAACTTTTATCAGCAACAGCCGTTAAAGCAGGCTTGGTTCGCGATCACCGTCCAGGAATTCGACCGTAGCAAGCATCTGAACGTCCGGGCACAACTCGAACAAATCTACGGCACCATTGTCGAATTGGACTACGAATCGAATCACCAAACCACCGCCATCAGTGGCCCAAAAAACATGAACGAGCTGAGTCCCGATGCAATTGTTGGGCAATTTTTCCACGCGATTACTGGTAACCAACTCTCAACGACGCAACAACAACTCGTTGACCAGATTTTTGTCAACTTAAGAAAAGAGGATTAG
- a CDS encoding winged helix-turn-helix transcriptional regulator, which translates to MSEMLADTVTESNVDFELCPKFEKTFSILGKKWNGLIIDVLLEDGPQRFKNLARRIPKCSDRVLVVRLKELEENGIVSRVTHCDSALIEYRLTTKGQDLRQVMDTVHNWSDKWFSPAES; encoded by the coding sequence ATGTCAGAAATGCTAGCTGACACGGTTACAGAATCCAACGTGGATTTTGAACTGTGTCCAAAATTCGAAAAAACATTTTCCATTCTAGGTAAGAAGTGGAATGGGTTAATTATTGACGTTTTATTGGAGGACGGGCCGCAACGTTTTAAGAATCTGGCTCGCCGGATTCCTAAGTGTAGTGACCGGGTGCTCGTGGTCCGACTTAAAGAATTGGAAGAAAATGGGATCGTCAGCCGGGTCACACATTGTGATTCAGCTTTGATTGAATACCGGTTAACGACTAAGGGCCAAGATTTACGACAAGTGATGGATACGGTCCATAATTGGTCCGATAAGTGGTTTAGCCCGGCCGAATCCTAA
- a CDS encoding AAA family ATPase: MKPVYLAMNYFGPHEHSIIDFSKLESTPIFLISGDTGAGKSTIFDAMTFALFGSTTNDGTDGRAAKEMRSQFAPADQPTSVTFYFEQGNQLYKIARSPEQYLAKKKGSGLTKKNSTAKLAVVDHVGGVEIESIATKPADVGPEITTILNLTADQFKKIILLPQNDFSEFLKSKTTDKEKILKKIFGTQLYSDFTAELKAEYQAASKTGDQFVTDLRVALASATWNDEEQAQLQAVPDDQKIPLLQAFVTTRQSAFDQAQQTTSKINQAVKAAETAYQQARDRQQQFDRLTQAQADYQTKVEEQTPAITIAKQQLHALTWAQPLQATMQALTQQTRDQKQLTLDQQAAMGNVQQAQDDYRQAQAAVQQLHDQSEANHQHQQRLEQLATLIPQAQRVENLTAQLAKLKPSVADLKATFEQHQTVIKTLTAKITAQQATLPSVDNLHATKDLLIKQREQFVDTLTPLDSQWRSAQQEQQRVTKQLTDLRAQLTRDEQNQHNAQVQFEQQRGQRQSLMIAQLQQELVDGQPCVVCGSTDHSQMPVTTIVANEADLRQSMQAVDDAQNALAAANKQVEATQQRVKQAEKEVDQATQQVTTAQTQLTSTYQQLIETNGLALKAPYDLTAVRAFFTEQLTTITKKLEAAQRVVQAIDKYTAELEAQQKQAQQTELQLGEQRALLRNKTADLTVAQAAIGTDFQVTSANLLAEKAHLNQIVASYQQRLEAAQTTVQTSQLTLSKHQTKLDDLNDRLKTTQATRTQLEQTIAQTLVAPEAPTHDQTVLENWLEELANGRLTALQVQIATYRQDKERLTAEIEQLQTALTNVERPNIADIQAQLADLQAHKDQALQSQTVAEQTLTDAQSCLEKVQQIMHQQGTFAKRFAEITSLYNIMTGKDGNDHKLKLETYVVQNYLQRVLNYANDHFINLLSNNRYTFELAAEASDNRSDHGLDINVYDNETGNSRSSNTLSGGETFIAALSIALSLSEVVQSSANGVQIDALFVDEGFGSLDDETLEKAMQALETIGENRMVGVISHIESMKRTIGQQVLIKKMGDGRSTVRLISK, from the coding sequence GTGAAACCCGTTTATTTAGCCATGAACTATTTTGGCCCCCACGAACATTCAATTATTGATTTTAGCAAGCTAGAAAGTACCCCGATCTTTTTGATTAGTGGTGATACTGGGGCCGGTAAATCAACTATTTTCGATGCCATGACTTTTGCCCTCTTTGGCAGTACAACGAATGATGGCACGGATGGTCGGGCAGCCAAAGAGATGCGCAGTCAGTTCGCCCCCGCCGACCAACCGACAAGCGTCACCTTCTACTTTGAGCAAGGCAATCAACTCTATAAGATTGCGCGCTCCCCTGAACAATACTTAGCTAAGAAAAAAGGGTCTGGACTGACGAAAAAGAATAGTACGGCCAAATTAGCTGTCGTTGATCACGTCGGTGGCGTGGAGATTGAGAGCATTGCAACCAAGCCAGCTGACGTTGGTCCCGAGATCACGACCATCTTAAATTTGACTGCCGATCAATTTAAAAAAATCATTCTACTCCCCCAAAATGACTTCTCGGAATTCTTAAAATCAAAAACGACTGACAAGGAAAAAATTCTTAAAAAGATTTTTGGAACGCAACTTTATTCAGACTTTACTGCGGAACTTAAAGCGGAGTATCAAGCCGCCAGCAAGACTGGTGATCAGTTTGTCACCGATTTGCGGGTCGCACTAGCCTCAGCAACTTGGAATGATGAGGAACAGGCGCAACTTCAAGCAGTTCCGGACGATCAAAAAATTCCACTGCTACAAGCATTTGTTACGACGCGTCAAAGTGCTTTTGACCAAGCACAGCAAACGACTAGCAAAATCAATCAGGCTGTTAAAGCGGCCGAAACGGCCTACCAGCAAGCACGCGATCGCCAACAACAGTTTGACCGGCTCACACAGGCGCAAGCTGATTATCAAACTAAAGTTGAAGAACAAACACCGGCAATTACCATAGCCAAGCAACAGTTGCACGCGTTAACTTGGGCTCAGCCCCTACAAGCCACCATGCAAGCCCTCACTCAACAAACACGGGACCAAAAGCAATTGACGCTTGACCAGCAAGCAGCTATGGGTAACGTGCAACAAGCGCAGGACGACTATCGCCAAGCGCAAGCTGCAGTTCAACAATTACATGACCAAAGTGAAGCTAACCATCAGCACCAACAGCGCTTGGAACAATTGGCCACATTGATTCCACAAGCGCAACGCGTTGAAAATCTCACCGCACAGCTCGCGAAGCTCAAGCCGAGTGTCGCTGATCTGAAGGCAACTTTTGAACAGCACCAAACCGTAATAAAGACGCTAACAGCCAAAATCACCGCCCAACAAGCGACCTTGCCATCTGTTGATAACTTACACGCTACTAAAGATTTGCTGATTAAACAACGGGAACAGTTCGTCGACACCCTGACACCACTTGATAGTCAATGGCGAAGTGCGCAACAAGAACAGCAGCGCGTCACCAAGCAACTGACTGATTTACGGGCGCAGCTTACCCGCGATGAACAGAATCAGCACAATGCGCAAGTTCAATTTGAACAACAACGGGGTCAACGCCAAAGCTTAATGATTGCCCAATTACAACAAGAACTCGTTGACGGCCAGCCCTGCGTAGTCTGCGGATCAACCGATCATTCACAGATGCCGGTCACAACCATCGTTGCAAATGAAGCTGACTTACGACAATCCATGCAAGCCGTTGACGACGCCCAAAACGCGTTGGCGGCAGCCAACAAGCAAGTGGAAGCCACACAGCAACGTGTCAAACAGGCTGAAAAAGAAGTTGACCAGGCCACGCAGCAAGTAACCACCGCCCAAACGCAACTAACTTCAACTTACCAACAGTTGATCGAAACCAACGGACTAGCACTCAAGGCACCCTACGATTTGACCGCAGTCAGGGCTTTTTTCACTGAGCAACTCACCACAATTACGAAGAAACTTGAGGCAGCCCAACGAGTGGTTCAAGCTATTGATAAATATACTGCTGAACTGGAAGCACAACAAAAACAGGCCCAACAAACTGAATTACAGTTAGGCGAACAACGGGCCTTATTGCGCAATAAAACAGCCGATTTGACGGTAGCTCAGGCAGCCATTGGTACGGATTTCCAAGTCACAAGCGCTAACCTGCTGGCCGAAAAAGCACATCTCAATCAGATTGTCGCGTCCTACCAGCAACGCCTAGAGGCCGCCCAAACCACCGTTCAAACCAGTCAACTTACCTTATCAAAACATCAAACTAAGCTCGATGATTTAAACGACCGGTTGAAGACAACCCAAGCCACGCGCACGCAGCTTGAGCAGACAATCGCACAGACCTTAGTTGCTCCAGAAGCACCGACTCATGACCAGACTGTCCTTGAAAATTGGTTAGAAGAACTCGCTAATGGTCGATTGACCGCCTTGCAAGTTCAAATTGCCACCTATCGGCAAGACAAGGAACGCCTAACAGCCGAAATCGAGCAACTGCAAACCGCCTTAACGAACGTTGAACGACCGAATATTGCGGACATCCAAGCTCAGCTGGCCGACCTGCAAGCTCATAAGGATCAAGCACTGCAATCACAAACCGTGGCGGAACAAACCTTAACCGACGCGCAAAGTTGTCTCGAAAAAGTCCAACAAATCATGCACCAGCAAGGCACATTTGCAAAGCGGTTCGCCGAAATTACAAGCCTGTATAATATCATGACTGGCAAAGATGGCAACGATCACAAGCTCAAGTTAGAGACCTACGTTGTCCAAAACTACTTGCAACGCGTCTTAAACTACGCCAATGATCACTTTATCAATCTGCTTTCCAATAACCGTTACACATTTGAATTGGCTGCCGAAGCGAGTGACAACCGCAGTGACCACGGCCTCGATATCAATGTTTACGATAATGAAACCGGCAACTCGCGTTCATCTAACACGTTGTCCGGTGGTGAAACCTTCATCGCCGCTCTGTCGATTGCACTCTCGCTCAGCGAGGTCGTTCAATCTTCGGCTAATGGCGTCCAAATCGACGCACTGTTTGTCGACGAAGGTTTTGGCTCCCTGGATGATGAAACTTTGGAAAAAGCGATGCAGGCACTCGAAACAATTGGTGAAAACCGAATGGTCGGCGTTATCAGTCACATTGAATCAATGAAACGAACAATTGGCCAACAAGTTCTCATCAAAAAGATGGGGGATGGCCGTAGTACCGTGCGGTTGATCAGTAAATAG
- a CDS encoding acylphosphatase — MRAVTLKATGRVQGVGFRWATKVAADKCGVNGIVRNLMDGSVFIEAEGEDQRVQVFIDVVRQSPTDFGKVKHLEVHEVEPQNYHDFRITN, encoded by the coding sequence ATGCGTGCAGTAACATTAAAAGCAACCGGCCGGGTCCAGGGGGTGGGCTTCCGTTGGGCCACTAAAGTTGCCGCTGACAAATGCGGCGTGAACGGAATCGTTCGTAACCTGATGGACGGTTCAGTCTTTATTGAAGCCGAGGGTGAAGATCAACGAGTGCAAGTCTTTATCGACGTTGTTCGGCAGTCGCCAACCGATTTTGGCAAGGTCAAGCACCTCGAAGTGCATGAAGTTGAACCACAAAACTATCACGATTTTCGGATAACCAATTGA
- a CDS encoding SdpI family protein: MIPEKWQQTLGVKLLVVVNLINLVTLAVIKLASGGPVWRVRNAPLAVVGGLFLIGISLILICKQNSNWRKGTYLGADINLTVLFYLLLIDFNRISTIGFALIAIIISIVALPMAYVSRNLLVGIRIPWTYLSEENWHRTNVLAGRLFGISGPLLVAMGKMSTKSFLNVFVTIIVLVVILTVGYSYRLSKKLI, translated from the coding sequence ATGATTCCAGAAAAATGGCAACAGACGCTTGGAGTTAAATTACTCGTCGTGGTGAATTTAATCAATTTGGTCACCTTAGCAGTGATCAAATTGGCCAGTGGTGGGCCCGTGTGGCGAGTTCGTAATGCACCGTTGGCCGTGGTTGGTGGGTTGTTTTTAATTGGGATTAGTTTGATTTTGATCTGTAAGCAGAATTCCAACTGGCGCAAGGGGACATATCTCGGTGCTGATATTAACTTGACCGTTTTATTTTATTTGTTACTCATTGATTTCAACCGGATTTCCACGATTGGCTTTGCGCTGATCGCGATAATCATCTCGATTGTCGCATTACCGATGGCATATGTTTCCCGTAATCTTTTGGTTGGAATCAGGATTCCGTGGACTTATTTGTCAGAAGAAAACTGGCATCGGACTAACGTGCTAGCAGGCAGATTATTTGGCATTTCAGGACCGCTGTTAGTAGCGATGGGAAAGATGTCAACAAAGTCATTTCTCAATGTCTTTGTTACGATTATCGTGTTGGTCGTGATTTTGACCGTGGGTTATTCCTACCGGCTAAGTAAGAAGTTGATCTAA
- a CDS encoding HD domain-containing protein: MKTNNVWQQDSEYVAIVEDLLAQPAVQRLAEFTQHHHSNRLDHSIAVSYDSYVLAKKWHLNTTAVARGGLLHDLFYYDWRETKFDLGSHAFIHPRVALRNAEKLTKLTPMEKDIILKHMFGATLAVPKYRESLLVSLVDDYEAEHEFFGPLRIKVAKQLDRFRGKVSAG; the protein is encoded by the coding sequence ATGAAAACTAATAATGTGTGGCAACAAGATTCTGAATACGTGGCGATCGTCGAAGACTTATTAGCACAGCCAGCTGTTCAACGGCTTGCTGAATTTACGCAACACCATCATTCGAATCGATTAGATCATTCGATTGCGGTTTCATATGATAGTTATGTTTTAGCGAAGAAATGGCATCTTAATACGACGGCAGTGGCGCGTGGTGGATTATTGCATGATTTGTTTTATTATGACTGGCGTGAAACCAAGTTTGATCTCGGCTCACACGCATTTATCCATCCACGGGTCGCGTTGCGCAATGCTGAAAAGCTGACGAAATTAACGCCAATGGAAAAAGATATCATTTTGAAGCATATGTTTGGTGCAACCTTAGCTGTACCGAAATATCGGGAAAGTTTGCTCGTCTCTTTAGTTGATGATTATGAAGCAGAACATGAATTTTTTGGACCATTACGTATAAAAGTGGCCAAACAACTAGATCGGTTCCGAGGCAAGGTCTCCGCCGGTTAA
- a CDS encoding TrmH family RNA methyltransferase: MEKINSLQNVHVKAWKKLQTKKGRKQQGQYLLDGWHLVNEAVKAHVAIQTLLITEKQLATKPDLTHFPAVIEISDEVAKHISATVTPQGVFALATLPAAIEDLSQLDLTRPWLLLDNVQDPGNIGTMVRTADAAGFAGVAFGTGTVDIHQPKVERAMQGSQFHLQLISTDLNQLVDQLQAQGAPVYGSELNPQAAQYLDVDAPASFGLIMGNEGNGMSQELLTRTDQNLYIPIKGQAESLNVAVAAGILMFGLYR, from the coding sequence ATGGAAAAAATTAATTCATTACAAAACGTGCACGTTAAGGCGTGGAAAAAATTACAGACGAAAAAAGGCCGTAAACAACAGGGCCAATACTTACTGGACGGCTGGCACTTAGTCAATGAGGCCGTTAAAGCACACGTGGCGATTCAAACTTTGCTCATCACCGAAAAACAGCTGGCGACTAAACCGGATTTGACCCATTTTCCAGCCGTCATCGAAATCTCTGATGAAGTCGCCAAACACATCAGTGCAACGGTGACGCCGCAGGGGGTATTTGCGTTAGCGACTCTGCCCGCTGCAATTGAAGATTTATCACAACTAGATTTAACGCGGCCTTGGTTACTGCTCGATAATGTTCAGGATCCCGGAAATATTGGGACGATGGTACGGACTGCGGATGCTGCTGGTTTTGCCGGCGTGGCCTTTGGTACTGGGACGGTGGATATTCACCAACCAAAAGTTGAACGGGCCATGCAGGGGAGTCAGTTCCATTTACAACTGATCAGCACTGATCTCAATCAACTTGTTGATCAATTGCAAGCTCAGGGGGCACCAGTCTACGGTTCAGAATTGAACCCACAGGCGGCCCAGTATTTAGATGTTGATGCGCCAGCTAGTTTTGGCTTGATTATGGGGAACGAAGGTAATGGGATGAGCCAGGAATTGTTAACACGGACTGATCAGAACTTATATATTCCCATCAAGGGACAGGCAGAATCGTTAAACGTAGCCGTGGCTGCCGGTATTTTGATGTTCGGTTTATATCGCTAA